From Calderihabitans maritimus, one genomic window encodes:
- a CDS encoding sensor histidine kinase: MKNKLLSRLFYTAFNLVGVRAKIMGIAVMLVLLLGTLQIWQVETSFTRILRQELTKQGVSLGRYLAARSENLLLTNNIYGLYELVRDTMDNNPEVKYILLIDSEGQLVINSFGKGIPRGLLNFNKVGEGQEYSRRIFSTGEELVQDVAIPIANGKLGQVRLGLSEIGIVTAVERMQSQLWLSTLVISLLGVGVAYLLSALINRPLRELVTATKNIGEGKLSYRVPLDWIKDELGQLARAFNEMADKLQEAEKEQARLWQEVLRKERMRRYLLSKIISAQEEERLRISRELHDETGQALSSVNLALASLDGVQDPQEFRRRVKLMQETVTKALEDIHLLCRQLRPSVLDKLGLAVAVQRLVRDCSMRWGKDIGLTVTGFDTEIIPDEVKIAVYRIVQEALGNALRHSQAENISVVLQKTENKILAIVEDDGVGFDINEMQNKDIEEKHLGLFGMQERAELLGGKLNIESALGKGTTIYVELPLEGRVSHATEKVKSAVGG; encoded by the coding sequence ATGAAAAATAAATTGTTATCCCGTCTTTTTTACACCGCGTTTAACCTGGTTGGAGTTAGAGCGAAAATTATGGGTATTGCTGTGATGCTGGTGCTTCTCTTAGGTACGTTGCAAATCTGGCAGGTAGAAACCAGTTTTACTAGGATTTTGCGGCAGGAGCTAACTAAACAGGGTGTCTCCTTAGGGCGTTACTTAGCGGCTCGGAGCGAGAATCTTTTGTTAACCAATAATATTTATGGCCTGTACGAGCTGGTCCGTGACACTATGGATAACAATCCGGAAGTGAAGTACATCCTGCTTATAGATTCTGAGGGCCAGTTAGTCATCAATAGTTTTGGTAAAGGTATTCCCCGCGGACTGTTAAATTTTAATAAAGTGGGGGAAGGACAGGAATACAGTCGGCGGATATTTTCCACGGGGGAAGAGCTGGTGCAGGATGTGGCGATTCCTATTGCCAACGGCAAATTGGGCCAGGTGCGACTGGGATTATCTGAAATCGGTATCGTTACCGCCGTGGAAAGAATGCAGAGCCAGCTCTGGCTCAGTACTTTAGTGATCTCACTTCTAGGGGTAGGAGTGGCGTACCTGTTGTCGGCTTTAATTAACCGGCCTCTTAGAGAGTTGGTAACCGCTACCAAGAATATTGGGGAAGGAAAGTTGAGTTACCGTGTCCCGCTGGACTGGATCAAAGATGAATTGGGACAATTGGCAAGAGCTTTTAATGAAATGGCTGATAAATTACAAGAAGCAGAAAAGGAACAAGCCCGGCTGTGGCAGGAGGTACTAAGAAAAGAAAGGATGCGTCGATATCTGTTAAGTAAAATAATTTCCGCTCAGGAGGAAGAGCGGCTGCGTATATCGCGGGAATTGCATGACGAGACGGGACAGGCTTTAAGCAGCGTTAACCTGGCCTTGGCTTCCTTGGACGGTGTACAGGACCCTCAGGAGTTTCGTCGAAGAGTGAAATTGATGCAGGAGACGGTAACTAAGGCGCTGGAAGATATTCATTTGTTGTGCCGGCAACTGCGCCCCAGTGTGCTGGACAAACTGGGCCTGGCGGTGGCTGTGCAACGTCTGGTCCGGGATTGTTCCATGCGCTGGGGGAAAGATATCGGACTGACGGTGACCGGTTTTGATACGGAGATTATTCCGGATGAAGTGAAAATAGCTGTTTACAGGATTGTTCAGGAGGCTCTAGGAAATGCTTTGCGCCATTCTCAAGCGGAAAATATCAGTGTGGTACTTCAGAAAACGGAAAATAAAATTCTGGCCATCGTGGAAGATGACGGTGTCGGTTTTGATATAAATGAAATGCAGAACAAGGATATTGAGGAAAAACATCTTGGGCTTTTTGGTATGCAGGAAAGAGCAGAATTACTGGGCGGAAAGTTAAATATAGAATCAGCTTTGGGTAAAGGGACTACTATATACGTTGAACTACCCCTGGAGGGGAGGGTTAGTCATGCAACAGAGAAAGTTAAAAGTGCTGTTGGTGGATGA
- a CDS encoding response regulator, whose product MQQRKLKVLLVDDHVVLLSGLCLLLENTNDLEVVGKATDRMSALEQCRKLKPDVLLLDINLGDNSGLDLIPEVQRISPETNILLLTMYDEEDYLQRALELGARGYILKKASDQELLAAVRAVGQGGTYLDPAIATSVVNLALGRKKKGEERPSSNGVLSSREKEVLGLVALGYTNQQIADELTISIKTVETHKANIKEKLGIKKRSDLVRYALENNLMPEK is encoded by the coding sequence ATGCAACAGAGAAAGTTAAAAGTGCTGTTGGTGGATGACCATGTGGTCTTACTGAGCGGCCTGTGTTTGCTGTTAGAGAATACAAATGATCTGGAAGTGGTGGGTAAAGCTACGGACCGTATGTCGGCCCTGGAACAATGCCGAAAACTCAAACCGGATGTATTGCTGCTGGATATAAACCTCGGGGATAATAGTGGGCTTGATTTAATACCGGAAGTCCAAAGGATTAGTCCCGAAACCAATATATTACTGCTTACCATGTATGATGAAGAAGATTATTTGCAGCGCGCGTTGGAACTTGGTGCTAGAGGATATATTCTCAAAAAGGCTTCGGACCAGGAGTTGCTGGCGGCGGTGAGGGCGGTAGGTCAGGGGGGCACTTACCTTGATCCTGCTATTGCTACTTCGGTGGTTAATTTGGCTTTGGGGAGGAAAAAGAAAGGTGAAGAAAGACCTTCCAGCAATGGTGTGTTGAGCTCCAGGGAAAAAGAAGTTTTGGGATTGGTGGCTTTAGGATATACCAATCAACAGATTGCTGATGAGTTAACCATAAGTATAAAAACGGTGGAGACGCATAAGGCTAATATCAAGGAAAAGCTGGGGATAAAAAAGCGGTCGGACCTGGTACGTTATGCCCTGGAAAACAACTTGATGCCTGAAAAGTAA
- the dsrO gene encoding sulfate reduction electron transfer complex DsrMKJOP subunit DsrO → MAEKLYGMVIDLRRCVGCHACRVACKSENNVPLKVFRTWVKDVEKGIYPNVSRHYLPRLCNHCANAPCVKVCPVKASYRNEDGVVMIDYDRCIGCKYCIAACPYDSRFINPIRKTAEKCDFCYHRVSRGYEPACVSTCVGGARVFGDLNDPKSSVSQLLARNAVQVLKPEQNTRPHVYYIQADRGVMGANLRRMVGGE, encoded by the coding sequence ATGGCTGAAAAACTTTACGGAATGGTGATTGATCTGCGTCGTTGCGTAGGCTGTCACGCCTGTCGCGTAGCTTGTAAAAGCGAAAATAACGTGCCGTTAAAGGTATTCCGCACGTGGGTTAAAGATGTGGAAAAAGGTATCTATCCCAACGTCAGCAGGCATTATCTGCCTCGCCTGTGCAATCACTGCGCTAACGCTCCATGTGTTAAAGTTTGTCCGGTGAAGGCTTCCTACCGGAACGAAGATGGAGTAGTGATGATTGATTACGACAGATGCATCGGCTGCAAATATTGTATTGCTGCCTGTCCCTATGATTCTCGGTTTATTAACCCCATACGCAAAACGGCTGAAAAGTGCGATTTTTGTTATCACCGGGTAAGCCGCGGGTATGAGCCCGCCTGTGTTTCGACGTGCGTGGGAGGGGCCAGGGTATTCGGTGACTTGAACGATCCCAAGAGCTCTGTTTCTCAACTTTTAGCCCGTAATGCTGTACAGGTATTAAAGCCGGAACAAAATACCAGGCCTCATGTCTACTATATTCAGGCAGATAGAGGAGTCATGGGAGCTAACTTGAGAAGAATGGTGGGGGGTGAATAA
- the nrfD gene encoding NrfD/PsrC family molybdoenzyme membrane anchor subunit, translated as MPELNYFFNVEHEVYWGILIPLYFFYTGLSAGSFVISSLGTVFGIEKYKGVAKVGVLMAIVLLIIAPIHLIADLSQPARFLTLLYRVNLQSAMSWGVYLLMLYPLDLLIYAYFLFKKDKTEKDQKLAKLFGTLGVPLALAVHGYTGFILGNVQARALWHTALMPYIFLMSAVVSGTGMLILVIMFTDRFLSPAKTILLERRALLADIGKLLMWFIVADAALLFSHLVVLWYGNEAGATALWYLFEEEAVPFIGIELILGMVVPVLLLAFRRTRENLFTLGLASFLTMVGVLAMRINFVIGGLKIPLSGEEPVRYSVTSFELTTAVVLGAITLVALYALYRMLPIYEEKDKPIRPHAGPSSAVGEGMR; from the coding sequence ATGCCGGAATTAAACTATTTTTTTAATGTGGAACACGAGGTTTATTGGGGAATATTAATACCTCTTTACTTTTTCTATACAGGTTTGAGTGCTGGTTCCTTTGTAATTTCCAGCCTGGGCACCGTATTTGGGATTGAAAAGTATAAAGGTGTGGCCAAAGTGGGAGTGTTAATGGCCATAGTATTATTGATAATCGCCCCTATTCACCTAATTGCTGATTTGTCCCAACCGGCACGATTTCTTACTTTGCTCTACAGGGTTAACCTGCAGTCGGCTATGTCTTGGGGTGTATATCTATTGATGCTCTATCCCCTTGACCTACTGATCTACGCTTACTTTCTCTTTAAAAAAGATAAAACAGAAAAGGACCAAAAGTTGGCTAAACTTTTTGGTACCTTGGGAGTACCGTTGGCCTTGGCGGTACATGGTTATACCGGTTTTATTCTGGGTAATGTACAGGCGCGGGCTTTATGGCATACCGCACTAATGCCCTACATTTTCCTGATGTCGGCTGTAGTTTCGGGTACGGGCATGCTAATTTTAGTGATTATGTTTACAGATCGATTCCTTTCCCCTGCCAAAACCATTCTGCTCGAGCGTAGGGCCTTGCTGGCAGATATCGGAAAACTGCTCATGTGGTTTATTGTCGCTGATGCCGCTTTGTTGTTTAGCCATCTGGTGGTCCTGTGGTACGGCAATGAAGCTGGCGCGACTGCCTTATGGTATCTTTTCGAAGAGGAAGCAGTGCCCTTTATAGGTATAGAGTTGATATTAGGGATGGTGGTTCCCGTTCTGTTACTGGCATTTCGCCGGACGAGAGAAAATCTTTTCACCTTAGGACTGGCTTCTTTCCTCACCATGGTAGGAGTGCTGGCCATGCGTATTAATTTTGTGATCGGAGGTCTTAAAATACCGTTGAGTGGAGAGGAACCGGTTCGGTACTCTGTCACCTCCTTTGAGTTAACTACAGCTGTGGTATTAGGAGCCATTACCTTGGTTGCGTTATATGCATTATACCGAATGCTGCCCATTTATGAGGAAAAAGATAAACCGATCAGGCCGCATGCAGGTCCATCATCCGCTGTAGGGGAGGGTATGAGATGA